From the genome of Oncorhynchus clarkii lewisi isolate Uvic-CL-2024 chromosome 11, UVic_Ocla_1.0, whole genome shotgun sequence, one region includes:
- the LOC139420368 gene encoding calponin-3a — protein sequence MTSFNKGPAYGLSAEVKSKIAGKYDMQKEEELRFWIEEVTAMAIGENFQKGLKDGVILGELINKLQPGSIKKINHSQLNWHKLENLGNFIKAILAYGMKPNDIFEANDLFENGNMTQVQSTLLSLASIAKTKGMHTSCDIGVKYADKQTRHFDDDKIKAGQCVIGLQMGTNKCASQAGMTAYGTRRHLYDPRSQTDKPYDQTTISLQMGTNKGASQAGMSCPGTRRDIFDNKQVHPVDNSTISLQMGTNKVASQKGMSAYGLGRQVYDPKYCGSPTEPVIHTNGSQGTGTNCSEISDSDYQAEEFLQEGEGEEYPVAYQEEDNYSDVAHYNNIDQGIDY from the exons ATCGCAGGCAAATATGACATGCAAAAGGAGGAGGAGCTTCGGTTCTGGATCGAGGAGGTGACGGCGATGGCCATTGGCGAGAACTTCCAGAAGGGCCTAAAGGATGGCGTCATCCTGGGAGA ATTGATAAACAAACTGCAACCTGGCTCGATAAAGAAAATTAACCACTCACAACTGAACTGGCACAAG CTGGAGAACCTTGGCAACTTCATCAAAGCCATCCTGGCCTACGGCATGAAGCCCAATGACATCTTTGAGGCCAACGACCTGTTTGAGAACGGCAACATGACCCAAGTCCAGAGCACATTGCTCTCCCTTGCTAGCATA GCAAAGACCAAAGGCATGCACACATCGTGTGACATTGGTGTGAAATACGCAGACAAACAGACACGCCATTTTGATGACGATAAGATCAAGGCTGGACAATGCGTCATCGGACTGCAG ATGGGGACCAACAAGTGTGCGAGCCAGGCTGGTATGACAGCATATGGGACCAGAAGACATCTTTACGACCCAAGGTCCCAGACAGACAAGCCTTATGACCAGACCACCATCAGTCTGCAGATGGGTACCAACAAAGGAGCCAGCCAG gctGGTATGTCCTGCCCGGGAACGCGTCGGGATATCTTCGACAATAAGCAGGTGCATCCAGTGGACAACTCCACCATCTCCCTGCAGATGGGCACCAACAAGGTGGCGTCCCAGAAAGGCATGAGTGCGTACGGGCTGGGACGCCAGGTGTACGACCCCAAGTACTGCGGCTCGCCCACTGAGCCTGTCATACATACCAACGGGAGCCAAGGCACGGGCACCAACTGCTCTGAGATCAGCGACAGTGACTATCAGGCAGAGGAATTCCtccaggagggagagggggaggagtacCCAGTGGCTTATCAGGAAGAAGACAACTACAGCGACGTGGCCCACTACAACAACATCGACCAGGGAATCGACTATTAG